The bacterium genome has a segment encoding these proteins:
- a CDS encoding DNA ligase: protein MKFSRLAEYYEKLEATSKRLELIDILSKLFKESNSEEIGKICYLIQGRVAPFFEATEIGMAESMAAQAVGKAYGKSKDEVLKLYRHKGNMGITASELAASSKFKIQSSKLSVSEVFAQLRKIAEFSGKGTVEQKVSTLADLLKSVDSVSAKHLANIPLGTLRLGIGDPTVLDALSIA, encoded by the coding sequence TGGAAGCGACCAGTAAAAGACTGGAGCTTATTGATATTCTTTCAAAACTTTTTAAGGAGTCGAATTCTGAGGAAATCGGGAAAATTTGTTATTTGATTCAAGGCCGAGTGGCGCCGTTTTTTGAGGCGACGGAGATTGGAATGGCAGAGTCGATGGCTGCTCAAGCTGTTGGTAAAGCATACGGTAAAAGTAAGGATGAGGTGCTCAAGCTATATCGACATAAAGGTAATATGGGAATCACAGCAAGTGAACTTGCTGCGAGTTCAAAATTCAAAATTCAAAGTTCAAAGTTATCAGTAAGTGAAGTGTTTGCCCAGCTTCGCAAAATTGCGGAATTCAGCGGTAAAGGAACGGTCGAACAAAAAGTTTCAACACTTGCAGATCTTCTGAAGAGTGTTGATTCGGTTTCCGCAAAGCACCTTGCCAATATTCCGCTTGGAACGCTTCGACTTGGGATTGGTGACCCAACTGTTTTGGATGCGCTTTCGATTGCC